AATGGTATTAAGGTCGGTCCTGCGTTCCAGCTCCTGCTTCAGCGGCAGTGCCAAATTCACTGAGGTCTGGCCGCCGAACTGCACCATTACACCCCAGGGTCTCTCCCTTTCGATCACATTCATCACGTCTTCCAGGGTCAGGGGCTCAAAGAACAGCTTATCTGAAGTATCATAATCTGTAGACACGGTCTCAGGATTATTATTGATGATATGGGTCTCTATCCCCTCTTCCCGCAATGCAGTCACAGCATGCACGGTACAGTAATCGAACTCTATACCCTGTCCGATGCGTATGGGACCGGCACCCAGTATGAGCACCTTTTTTCGATCAGTGGGTTCGACCTCGCACATCTCTTCGTAACAGGAATAATAATAGGGGGTTTCAGCAGCGAACTCGGCAGAACAGGTATCCACCATCTTGTATGTTGTAGTGATACCAAGACTGCGCCGCATATCATTGATATCTTCCCGTGTTTTTCCGGTAAGTTTGCCGATCTCCTTATCAGTTAACCCCATTTGTTTGGCAGCGCGAAGATTTTCATCATTCAATTCCCTGCTAACAGTATCTTCCATTTGAATGATATTCTGTATCTTTTGGATAAAGAAGGGGTCAATAGCTGTGATTTCTGATATTTCCTGGATGGTAAAACCAGTTCTCAGGGCATGATAGATTGCAAACAACCTCTCATGGGTAGCAGTTGTAAGCAGGTCTTCGATCTCATATGGGTTCCAGTCCCTGAACCCGAAATACATATCCACGTCAAGGCTGCGGATGGCCTTGTTCAAAGCTTCCTCTATAGTGCGCCCGATAGCCATAACCTCGCCAGTGCTTTTCATAGCAGTTGTCAGTGTCTTGTCAGCGGTCACGAACTTATCAAAAGGCCACCTGGGTATCTTGACCACAGTATAATCCACTGTAGGTTCAAAGGAAGCTGGGGTCTTCTTAGTAACATCATTTGGTATTTCATCCAGTGCCATACCTATCGCGATCTTAGCGGTCACCCTGGCTATGGGATATCCGGTAGCTTTACTGGCCAGTGCCGACGAGCGGCTCACCCGCGGGTTGACCTCCACGATCCGGTACTCGCCGTCCTTGACCGCAAACTGGATGTTGCAGCCGCCTTCGATGCCGAGACTCCTGATGATATTGATACTGGCACTGCGCAGCATCTGGTGGTCCCGGTCCGACAGGGTCTGGCTGGGTGTGACCACTATGCTATCGCCGGTATGGATACCCATGGGGTCAATGTTCTCCATATTGCATATCACAATGCAGGTATCATTGGCATCCCGCATCACTTCGTACTCGAACTCACCCCAGCCCAGTACACTCTCTTCTATCAGTACCTGGTTGATCCTGCTGCGTTTCAGACCTAATTCCGTGATTGAGACCAGTTCTTCTTTTGTCCTGGCTATCCCGCCCCCTGCTCCGCCCAATGTATATGCAGGCCTGATGATCAGGGGCAGGCCCAGTTCATCGATTAATTCCAATGCAGCTTCAATGGAGTTTACAGCCTTGCTTTGGGGGACAGGCTCGCCAATTCGCTGCATGGCCTGTTTGAACTGGTCCCTGTCCTCAGTCTCCTGTATTGCTTTAAGTGGTGTACCGTATAGGTACACGTTATATTTCTCAAGAACGCCCCTGTCTGCCAGTTCGCTCACAATGTTCAGCCCTGTCTGGCCCCCCAGCCCTGCGATCACGCCGTCGGGCCGCTCCTGTTCGATAATACGCTCAACGATCTCGGGTTTAATGGGCTCGATATACACCACATCTGCCATTTCCGGGTCGGTCATGATTGTGGCAGGATTGGAATTGATAAGGACCACGCTTATGCCTTCTTCTCTCAATGACCTGCACGCCTGGCTGCCGCTGAAATCGAATTCAGCCGCCTGCCCGATCATAATGGGGCCGCTGCCTATGAGTAGCACTTTCTTAATATCAGGATTTTTAGGCATTATTTCATCACCCGTTTTACAATGCTATCAAAAAACCATTTTTCAG
The DNA window shown above is from Methanosarcinales archaeon and carries:
- the carB gene encoding carbamoyl-phosphate synthase large subunit, encoding MPKNPDIKKVLLIGSGPIMIGQAAEFDFSGSQACRSLREEGISVVLINSNPATIMTDPEMADVVYIEPIKPEIVERIIEQERPDGVIAGLGGQTGLNIVSELADRGVLEKYNVYLYGTPLKAIQETEDRDQFKQAMQRIGEPVPQSKAVNSIEAALELIDELGLPLIIRPAYTLGGAGGGIARTKEELVSITELGLKRSRINQVLIEESVLGWGEFEYEVMRDANDTCIVICNMENIDPMGIHTGDSIVVTPSQTLSDRDHQMLRSASINIIRSLGIEGGCNIQFAVKDGEYRIVEVNPRVSRSSALASKATGYPIARVTAKIAIGMALDEIPNDVTKKTPASFEPTVDYTVVKIPRWPFDKFVTADKTLTTAMKSTGEVMAIGRTIEEALNKAIRSLDVDMYFGFRDWNPYEIEDLLTTATHERLFAIYHALRTGFTIQEISEITAIDPFFIQKIQNIIQMEDTVSRELNDENLRAAKQMGLTDKEIGKLTGKTREDINDMRRSLGITTTYKMVDTCSAEFAAETPYYYSCYEEMCEVEPTDRKKVLILGAGPIRIGQGIEFDYCTVHAVTALREEGIETHIINNNPETVSTDYDTSDKLFFEPLTLEDVMNVIERERPWGVMVQFGGQTSVNLALPLKQELERRTDLNTIILGTTPEDMDIAEDRERFNKMLQKMGIPQPDAGYAISEAQAMDVAAHIGYPVLVRPSYVLGGRAMEIVYDENDLNRYMREAVRISPRHPVLIDDFLEGAVEIDVDAVCDGEDVLIGAIMEHIEEAGIHSGDSACVIPPQSLGNYVLDTVRDYVKRIALALRVKGILNMQMAYKDGVVYVLEANPRSSRTIPFVSKAVGLPLAKIAAKAMMGVSLKEQGYKSEPMPRHVSVKEVLLPFDKLPGADPILGPEMRSTGEVMGVDYSFGLAFFKAELAADNQLPLKGKVFMSIRNEDKPQLLQVARKMSEAGLELIATSGTAAFLKEKGFKATITKKVHDGSPNVIDLMRTNDVGLIINTPTGKMTRKDGRRIRRAAVDYSVPYITTIQAALAAADAIEAMSKGELTIKSIGEYHKEMDT